Genomic window (Argopecten irradians isolate NY chromosome 2, Ai_NY, whole genome shotgun sequence):
GGGTCAGCCGGCTCCTAAAGCTCTCTGATACCAGTGGTATGAATATGTCTAGTTTGACTCTTATCGTGTCTGATTGGAAGACCATTTATGATAGTTCTATTCAGATAACAGCGACGCCCATTGCGGGTTAAATGAGTGGAAATAATATCAATTCTGTACTCATCTGGTGTCCCTCAGACCATGAGGGAGATTTCAGAGAGAGAATTCCATTTCATTTTTGACTAATTCGGCGAACAGTACACAGTGTGTGTGTATTTACCTACAGAAAAAGAAATCAACTCGGAACTAAAGTGACATTATATCAAATCTGATCTGACTTGTGGTTGgaatttaaatgtatatatgtaagtgTATGTGGTGACTACAATTCGGGCAAGCGCCTTAAATACCACAGATTATCGGAGAATTCACGGATTACACATAGACGGTTCCATACGGGCTCTTTTTTAAATCCGCTCGCTTTGTCATATTTAAAACGGATCTTAAGACTAGGGTATTCTGCTACACTTCACCGCCGTCAGTCTTACAACGACCGGTGAAAGCGACGGACTCATCTATGTTTTACCGATAGTCATAAAAACACTggctaaaatttttaaagtttttatatGGCAATCTATTTACCATCACTTAAGTGACATTCTCACTATCTATCGAGCCAATGTGGATATTCATGGAAGTTTAAACCACTAAAGCAGGCATATAAACGGACATTATTCTACGCCGGAATAGGAAATTGATTTGCTAATGTCAATTTCACTGTTGGACAAAGTGTACATTTCGCTCTCCGGATTGTGTTTAGACGTTTCACTCTATGTTTAAACAGCAACGTCGCCGGATAAATTGTACTGGACTCTTCGGGATGTCGATTTAATGATCTTTGAAACTAATTATTGACGAGGTGGGAGTTTAAATTTCACAGAAGTAAAATCAACACAAATGCCTCCAAAACTCTGAATGAAAAGCAAATATCAGTTCACAATCAACATCAGAGGGAAAAAGTCTACTCTTTATTATTGTATTGTCTTTTGTGAACCGGAATGGTGAATGATAGCCGTGACCCATTTATGTACTACATCGAAGGAAGTGACCTATTCAGTTTTAGATTATATTCACTTTCACAAACCAGAATGGTATTACAACGCCGTGGCGAATTCAATTTGCGTAAAAAGGAAAGCTACTTTGATTTAGGATATTATTGACTTTTATTGGATGTTTAAATTTTCGGATCTTTGTAAATCGACCTGCCTGATTAAATAAGGTAAGGGACCATGTCATTCATACCTGTAAATTGGACAGGTGTGATGTTTGTGTATCTGTAATTCGTCAATGCACGCAGACGTTTGTTCCCGTGGCGTTAATAACTCGATTGGTGTTTAAAACTCCCCGGTACAAAGGTACATGTACTGGTACCGAATTGTTCAACAATGGTATTTAATATGTTTGACTGATTGTTTGTAACGGACTATAGAAGTATATACTATTCAATATATTTGTGAATAATACCAATTTATTGGACGAATGACAACTTCTGCCATTATGAGGTCCAAACAGAACTGTAGTACCTCCATAGGCAGACCTATTCACACGACCAGGAGCCAGTATAACGGCGGAGTCATATACCCACAATGGATGCGCTCACTGGAAGAAAAATACCAGAGGATTCACATGAAAATTGCTCGCAGTACAACTGCTATGTCAAATATCTACAACTCCTCTTTAGGACGAAGTAACATCCAGGAGAAAAGTGTACTCAAGGCTTCGCTTGCTAAACCCAGGGACAGTTCCACTGGGAAATCTTTGCAATATCGCAGAGTAGCCTCGTCTCTAGAGCGTGGTGTAAACAGACCACGGATCTCGGAGACCGATATAGTCCCCGGAGGATCTGCAGACAATTCCAAGGAAATAGAAGGTGTTTTGTTTGCCCCAACGAAAGAGGaggaaaatgaaaatgacttTGAAGAAGTTGAAGTGAAGCTTGATGACGCTGTGATCGAATTATGCGAGGATATAGATAATAAAGGTGAGTGTGACTCCGATAGTTCAGTTGCTGAGGACGAAAACAATATAGGTTATGTGTTAGAAGGTGTGGATGATGTTCAAAGTGCTCAACCatctgatgaagatgacgacgatgaaaatgaaaaagatacAAACGACGTGAAAGAAGTCGAGGAAGGATTGAACTCGAAAGAAAGCGAAGTATTGATTGACCAAGATTCTTCGGAACAAGACGGTAAAGTCGTAGATTGTACACCAACGCCGGTCATACGGGACACTAATAAATTATCTACAGTGAAAGGGGAACACAGAACCCACTTTATCACTCAGCTGGGCAAACACTATCAGAACAAGCCAGAAAAGTTTATAAGAAGGGAACAAATCCCTCAAACATCGACAAGTCGCCGCAGTATTCAGACACACAAAACAAGCAAGTCATGTCCAGCAACTATAGAACACATACACCCTCATACCGACAGGGAAACACACACCAGAAGCAAGAGTTCTAAGAGATCTGCAAAAGGACCCAgacatttaaatatgttttctcgGATGTCTATGGAAGCGCAGCACGCAAGGACAGAGATTCTCAAAGAAAAGAAACCATATTCATCGAAAAAACAACATCATCACAACCAGCAAAAACAACGCAACCATACCAGCAAAAAACAAACTGAATCTGAAGAAAAATCTTCCAGTGAAAAGGAAGAAGAGATTGACCAACAGCCAGATGTAGTGCTAAAGAAGGAAAGGAAATCTTCGCATGACAAGTTGGTGGATAGGCTATATAACGGTGAGGATTATAACAACATGTTCAGCGATGGCAATGCCATTGCAGATTTTGAGCATGAAAATGCATATAGTGATTCTGAGATTTCAAATGGTCATAGAAAGCATGCGTTTACTGTGTTGACAAATAGGACAAAGCTACCAAACATTGAAGATGGGAGATATGTTACTCTGCAACATCTTAAAACTTTGCAGTATACGCTGCCCGGTATAGGGAGATACAATGTTGCTCCAAAACGTGAAGCTACTTTCGAAATAACTCCACCTGGGTTTGACATCAGGTACAAAGATATGATGGTGCTAGAAGAACGTGAATCCGAAACGCCGCCGCCAGACATTCGGAATAGAGCGGTGCAAAAGTGTCAGGAATGGCTAGCGAGATACACGCCGAGGTAGATTTTGGGTATCTCGTATTAAGTTCTTTCAAGTTACagctttattttattatttaattttgtgagAAAAATTCGATTCGTTTTTTCCATTATCAATTGAGACTCATTATGTACATTATCTTACTGACGTGAACATAGCTACAATAATGCTGTCAATTTACTGATTTTAGCGTACGCAAATTTTAGCGCAACTTTAAATGAGTAGCGCAATGCTGAATTGAGGTACAAACATTGAGTgataacgcgctacattgaatatgtctgtatcccattgcgttgataccacctttaacgcaatcaaaacactgttcagtCTATATGAAATGACGTAACCGCTAAACTGTGTACATGACATTGACACAGTATAGCTGGCAATGTTCGGGGATAATTTAACGATCATCAAGTGAATCTTAAACAAACCAAATTTTGCTTAAAAGAAACGAAAACATTATGGAATCTGAAATGCACGTGTATCCTTTTACGACCACGTGAATGTTCTACAAAATTCTGAATATATTATCCTTACGCTAATTACCGGCCGTACAGTATTTGAACCCAACAAAACTTGACATGTTTTAGAGATTGTTGTGATCTCTGAGAAAATTGCCAGTCATCTAACTGTGATATAAGTATTATAAGTTATAATCcaaatatattatattctgttattatgaattatatgataATTCCTTGCTGATATATAAGTTCTCTTTTATAACTCCTCATATTGAAAGCAAATTACTATATCCTATCTTATTCTCATCAGCTCAATAAGCATTTGTGCCTGAGCGGCATATTTGAAATCCTTGATAGCTTCTATTTTGTGGAAAAAATTCCTGATTTGATCAAAGAAATCCCCGAAATCGCATATTCATTATATTgacatcattttgataatttgaacATAAAATGTGGATCATGTTAACGAATTAAATTGACATATAAAAAGGTTGTAcctaattttgaaataaaaatcaatgaacAAGACAATTTGGCATCCTTGATAACGTTCAATGATTCATATTACATATATGCATTGTTAGACGAAATCATTGTCATAACAAAACCTGTTTTCTGTAAAATTGAACCAATATAAAAAAAAGCTCTTCGGATGCATCGAAACgcaaaaatatattcaaaggtattcattttattttgaaaagtttttttttattaatctaCACTGTGTCAAAAGAAAGTTGAAAGACACAACAATCATAAGGTGTTTAGTAGTGCAATCTAATTCGAGTTCAGTTTTGCATATTGTATGACATGGAATACTAGTTAATATAATGGCTATTTCACCTGTACAACATACACAGTGTCTGTTAAAATTGGAGTTCTGTTTCCTAACATGTGGTACTTAATTGatcaaaacatcaaacaaacaaaaccacacTGATAATATTCCGTGTTATAcaataagtaaatatatatatatgtgctaATTTTAGAATGTGTGTTCCTATCCAGGTTTTCGTTCGTTGTTAAAATCTATTAATTACTTATCATTATATTCTATGACGAAAGGttcattaattacattttcacTCATTTAAtgattgttataattttaatggttatttactgttaaatacCTAACAAAACATGTTCATTTCACTCCATGAATTATCATATCTGCTCATTAGATtttaaaatctatatatatcaGATGCATAATTGGCAGAAATGGTGATGAGGTATTTATTTCCCTTGCCAACGTAATATTTGACTTCATTCTCGTCCGTAGGAAATGCGTCTCCTACGTAAATGTAGTTAACAATTGAATAACGCAAATTTGAATACAGGAAAATAAGTTGTTAAATATAACATcctttattattataaaagtgCATATGTTACCTCTCAGTATTAATATCATTGTTAGAATTGTTGTTATATTTAGTTAATATGCtcaaatataatatgaaaaatactTCAGCTTTGTCATTATTTCATTCCTTAAAgtaatgttttcatttgaaaaaattgCTTTGTATTCATCTGTCAATAACATACTATTCAACGAGCATTAACAAGTTATTCTAATGCAGctaaatttattttgtatgacGGGACAAATTGCATGAAGTAGaatgatattttcaactatcAACTCTTACACGTgtttatttcaaagaaaactgataaaaaattcttaaaaaacGAGTTAAAATGcttttataaatgaatattatgtTATTGACAGTTtagcataaaatatataaacacttAGTCTGCCGGATTAAACGTCTCGATACTTTTATGTTAACAATACCATAACGAGCGATATTACATAACAAGGATATATGTAGACCACAATATCTTGTAATTCTAAAGAAGCTTGTAATTATACATACTGTTTAATTATGTCATAAACACACCTTCAATGGTGTTATTTCCTTAACGGTTGGGATAATAAACAGTTAACTTTAGTTAGTTAGCCAAGATTAACAACTAA
Coding sequences:
- the LOC138314413 gene encoding myb-like protein X codes for the protein MTTSAIMRSKQNCSTSIGRPIHTTRSQYNGGVIYPQWMRSLEEKYQRIHMKIARSTTAMSNIYNSSLGRSNIQEKSVLKASLAKPRDSSTGKSLQYRRVASSLERGVNRPRISETDIVPGGSADNSKEIEGVLFAPTKEEENENDFEEVEVKLDDAVIELCEDIDNKGECDSDSSVAEDENNIGYVLEGVDDVQSAQPSDEDDDDENEKDTNDVKEVEEGLNSKESEVLIDQDSSEQDGKVVDCTPTPVIRDTNKLSTVKGEHRTHFITQLGKHYQNKPEKFIRREQIPQTSTSRRSIQTHKTSKSCPATIEHIHPHTDRETHTRSKSSKRSAKGPRHLNMFSRMSMEAQHARTEILKEKKPYSSKKQHHHNQQKQRNHTSKKQTESEEKSSSEKEEEIDQQPDVVLKKERKSSHDKLVDRLYNGEDYNNMFSDGNAIADFEHENAYSDSEISNGHRKHAFTVLTNRTKLPNIEDGRYVTLQHLKTLQYTLPGIGRYNVAPKREATFEITPPGFDIRYKDMMVLEERESETPPPDIRNRAVQKCQEWLARYTPR